The DNA segment tctggctagagccagtttgcactgttctagTAGTACATAGCGttttacgagatcttcagtttcttggcattttcttgcatggaatagcattcatttcgcagaacaagaatagactgacgagtttcagaagaaaggtctttgtttctagccattttgagcctgtaattgaacccacaaatgctgatgctccatgCTCCaggtactcaactagtctaaagcagtttttttgcagttttcagctgtgcggTCATAAACAAGGACTTTATTGTGGTGTGGTCATAAACAAGGACTTTATTGTGGTGTGGTCATGAACAAGGACTTTATTGTGGTGTGGTCATAAACAAGGACTTTATTGTGGTCATGAACAAAGACTTTATTGTGGTCATAAACAAGGTATTTATTGTGGTCATAAACAAGGACTTTATTGTGGTCATGAACAAAGACTTTATTGTGGTCATAAACAAGGTATTTATTGTGGTCATAAACAAGGACTTTATTGTGGTGTGGTCATGAACAAGGACTTTATTGTGGTGTGGTCATAAACAAGGACTTTATTGTGGTGTGGTCATAAACAAGGACTTTATTGTGGTGTGGTCATAAACAAGGACTTTATTGGGGTCATAAACAAGGACTTTATTGTGGTCATGAACAAGGACTTTATTGGGGTGTGGTCATAAACAAGGACTCTATTGGGGTGTGGTCATAAACAAGGACTCTATTGGGGTGTGGTCATAAACAAGGACTTTATTGTGGTCATAAACAAGGACTTTATTGTGGTCATAAACAAGGTATTTATTGTGGTGTGGTCATAAACAAGGACTTTATTGTGGTGTGGTCATGAAGAAGGACTTTATTGGGGTCATAAACAAGGACTTTATTGGGGTGTGGTCATGAACAAGGACTTTATTGGGGTGTGGTCATAAACAAGGACTTTATTGTGGTGTGGTCATAAACAATGACTTTATTGTGGTGTGGTCATAAACAAGGACTTTATTGTGGTGTGGTCATAAACCCTTTGGAGTAGTGTATGTATAGCGGAAGAGGTTTTCATTGCTCTGTGActcagcagggagggagagaaggagagtgggggagaggtggagggagggagagagggagagaggggggggagagagggggggagagagggggggagagagagggagagatggagggagaggtggagggagggagagagggagagaggggggggagagagggggggagaggtagagagggacagcgagagggagagatggagggagaggtggagggagggagtgagggagtgattgagtgagtgagagagagagagagagatggagggagggagggagggagaaataagTAACTAATACAACGATCAGTATAGAACTCAGGGATTACATTATAAAGAACTAATGCAACTGTAAAGAACTAATGCAACtgcaagggagggagggagggagggagggagagagggagagagggagagagggagagagaaataagtAACTAATACAACGATCAGTATAGAACTCAGGGATTACATTATAAAGAACTAATGCAACTGTGTTCAAATGTGGGGCTGTGCATTTTACCGTAATTGCAATGTGCCACCATGTGGCaaaacatagtactacatcctcTACAATAAAATTTGAGGACAACTTTGTATTGGACAAATATAACTATGATCAAATATAACTGGACAAGTATAAATATTGATCTGTGTGAAACCTCAGAATTGAACATACATGGTAGTCCCatcccatcttctgaaaacatgTGGTCTCTCCCCCATGATTAATAGCTCTCTCATGGTCTGTTCTGTTGTGCTCGTGAACACATCTTAGTGTGTAATTAATGCTATCTCTCTGTACCCAACCCTTGTCCTTCCCCAGAGACAAAAGCCTGCCACTTCAAGAAGGCTCTGGGTGAATGCTTCGGCACCTACCTGCGTTATTACTACGACCCCATCCATCAGAAGTGTAAGAAGTTCCACTGGACTGGCTGTGTGGGAAACGGGAACAGGTTCATCGACCATCAGGCCTGCAATGCCACCTGTGCTGGGATTCATGGTGAGATGACATGACATGACATAAAATGGCATAGCATTACATAGcataacaaaaaatgtattaatgAATGATAAAATATCAAATATTCTTGTAGTTTTAAATTATACTTAAAACTAACTACAGATCAATGTCATATTGAATAATAAACTGATATTATATCTATATTAATCTGATAATATAACATCTATAATAATCTGATATCATAATAATATCTATAAAAATCTGATACTATAATATCTATAAAAATCTGATATTCTAATTTATATAACAATCTGATATTATAATATCTATAATAATCAGATATTATAATATCTATCATAACAATCTGATTTTATAAATCTATAATCTGACAATATAATTTCTAGAATCTATAATAATATGATATTATCATATCTATAATAATCTGATATTATAATTTCTATAATAATCTGATATTATAATTTCTATAATAATCTGATATTATGTTGTCTATAATAATCTGATGTTATGTCTATAAAAATCTGATATAATTTCTATAATAATCTGATATTATAATATCTATAAAAATCTGATATTATCATATCTATAATAATCTGATATTATAATTTCTATAATAATCTGATATTATAATATCTATAATAATCTGATGTTATGTCTATAAAAATCTGATATAATTTCTATAATAATCTGATATTATAATATCTATAAAAATCTGATATTATAATTTCTATAATAATCTGATATTATAATTTCTATAATAATCTGATATTATAATATCTATAAAAATCTGATATAATTTCTATAATAATCTGATATTATAATATCTATAAAAATCTGATATTATAATTTCTATAATAATCTGATATTATAATTTCTATAATAATCTGATATTATAATTTCTATAATAATCTGATATTATAATATCTATAATAATCTGATATTATAATTTCTATAATAATCGGATATTATTATATCTATAATAATCTGATATTATAATTTCTATAAGAATCTGATATTATGTTGTCTATAATATTTCTGACATGTTCTGTCATCAGATGAGGGTACTGAAGTTGAGGAGGATGAGCCCGATACTCCTGTTGGTGAGTAgagaaatacactacatgaccatatGAATGTGGACACctgtccaacatctcattccaaaattatgggcattaatatggagtcggtccccctttgctgctataacagcctccacccttctgggaaggctttccactagatgttggaacattgctgcggggacttgcttccattcagccacaagggcattagtgaggtcgagcagtgtgctcgatgttatacacctgtcagcaaacggatgtggctgaaatagccaaatccaatcatttgaagtggtgtccacatacttttgtattgtacagtgcattcggaagtattcagaccccttaactttttccacatttgttacgttacagccttattctaaaattgattaaatagtttttttcctcaaCTGTcaacacacattaccccataatgacgaatcAAAACCGTTCTTAAGAAAtctgtgcaaatgtattaaaaataaaaaacggaaatatcacaattatttaagtattcagacccttcacagggttcatcaaggatctctccgtactttgctccgttcatctttccctcgatcctgactagtctcccagtctctgccgatgaaaacatccccaaagcatgatgcctccaccaccatgcttcatcgtagggatggtgccaggtttcctccagacctggcgcttggcattcagttaaattttggtttcatcagaccagagaatcttgtttctcatggtctgagagtcctttaggtgcctttcggcaaactccaatagggctgtcatgtgccttttactgaggagtggcttccgcctgccCACTCTACCatcaaggcctgattggtggagtgctgcagagatggttgtccttctggaaggttctcccatctccacagaggaactctggtgctctgtcagcgggaccatcaggttcttggtcacctccctgagtcTTGATGATTccaaactgtgggaccttatatagacaggtgtgtgcctttccaaatcatgtccaatcagttgaatttaccacaggtggaatccaatcaagttgtagaaacatctcaaggatgatcaatggaaacaggattcacctgagctcaatttcgagtctcatgttTGAGTCtcatatataatttttttaacatttgcaaaaatgtctaaaaaacctttttcactttgtcattatggggtattgtgtgtagattaatgagaaaataaatactttaatcaattttagaataatgctgtgaagtaacaaaatgtggaaaaagtcaagggttatgaatacgTTCCAAAGGCACTGTGTAGTGTAGGTCTATTAAAAAACAATGTACTGTAGGCCTGTTCAACAGTTTGGACTTACTATTAATTTATTATCTTCTGTTAATTAAACACTGACCTGTTATTCTGTTTCCTGCAGCCCTGATTCTAGGAGTGGTATTTGGGATCACTGGAGTAATACTCATCATAGTCATTGTTGTCCTGGCCATACAGAGCAAGTAAGTACACTATTCATCATTCTCTTCTGTAATCTCTTCTGTTAGGAAACTAGTAGAACAGGAAAATTAGAATTACTCAGTTTGTTCAATTTTAGTTTTTTAGCATAATTATGCTACAAATAACTAACTGTTATTTTATATCAAATATCAGGAAGAATCACAAAAGTGAACCAAAGAAAGTGAAAGAAGTCAAGCAAGAGACACCACTGC comes from the Salvelinus namaycush isolate Seneca unplaced genomic scaffold, SaNama_1.0 Scaffold625, whole genome shotgun sequence genome and includes:
- the LOC120042161 gene encoding kunitz-type serine protease inhibitor bitisilin-3-like, producing YCLLPQDMGTAPASGAEDFQILLYYDAAKDLCYPFKYLGEGGNANRFPLERVCMRNCSAKAEEIYPVDETKACHFKKALGECFGTYLRYYYDPIHQKCKKFHWTGCVGNGNRFIDHQACNATCAGIHDEGTEVEEDEPDTPVALILGVVFGITGVILIIVIVVLAIQSK